GGTGGCGCGACAGGGGACGCTGGACGATACCGAGATTGCGTCGATTCAGGGGGAGCTGGATAAGGCGGCGCAGATCCAGGATGAAGTGGTGATTGCGGCGGTTTATCCGCTGGAGAAACTGCTGCGCGCGACGCGCAATCAGTAAAAAATGCCGGGTGGCGGCTTCGCCTTACCCGGCCTACAAAATCCGTACGGTTTCGTTTGTCGGACAAACAAACCGCACCAACCCGTAGGCCGGGCAAGCGAAGCGCCCCCGGCACACAGGCCGCACGAACCTCTATGCCCGGCCTTTTCGCCGGGCATGAAGAGAACTTAGTTCTTCAGGGTCCACGCCATCTGCCAGTGGGAACCTACACCCGGTTCGAACTGGTTAGCGCCGGCTGCGTACTGGACGCAGTAGCCGTTGTATGGCGCTTTCTTACACTGGTAAGTTTTGCCATTTTTCGGCTGCAGCACCACGGTGCCTGCTTTGTAGGAGGCGATGTTCTGTGGGAAGGTGAACTCGTAGTTGCCCGCAGTACCGTTGTCGGTGCTTGACGCTTCGCCTTCCAGCATCATGTCAATCACGTCCTGCGCGAACAGCACGCCATCTTTATTGGTGGCGTAGTATTTCAGCATGTGGTGACCTGGAGTCACGTCAGACAGGTTCATGGTCACATCCTGGTTGGCGTTGTTCATGTCCTGCTTCACATAGCCTTTTTCAGCACCAGCGTGGTTCATCACACGGGCTTCCAGGTTTACATCACCCTGGGTGTTCACGTGGAAGGTCACGGTTGCCGCACCGTCTTTGATTTTGCTGAACTGTACGTTGGTTACAGCGATATCTTCGCTGGCCTGAGTCTGCTGCTCTTCATAAGAGATGGCGACAGATTTCAGGGAGCTACCGTCTTTCACGTAGACGTTGTTCGCGCCGTGAACCGGGTTAACCACGCCGCTCTCATCTTTCATACCGACGCGCACATCGCTGTGTGCTGCGTTGATCGCCTGCGCCAGGTCGTAGGACCACTGGCTTGCCTGACCCTGGGATGCAGAGGAGACGGTCAGCTCGGTACGCATGGAGGTCACTTCGCCGTTTGCGTCGAAGAAGCGAGCGATCACTTTGTCGCCTGCGTTGACGTTATTACCGGAGATCTGGCCGTCGAGAGATTTGGTCCACTCGGAAACCACTGCCGGGGTTTCGTCTGGCGTTACGTTGCCGCCGTTGCCGAAATCAACGTCGATCGCCTGGTAGAAGCTATTAGTGGTATCCGCAATTTCCCATACCGCGTAAATAACCTGGTAGCCAGTACGCTGTGGAACATTACAATTCATTTCCTGACGCTGAGCTGGCGCCTGGCCATTACCGTTAACGGTACAGAATGGCGTGGATTCAAATTGATCGCGGGTCAGCGGTTTATTTGGATTCCAGTCTTGCTTGGTAATATACCAGCGCCAGTTAACGGTTTTATGTGGTGCGGTATGGTACCAGGTAAATTTATTTGCACCCGCTGTAATAGGGGTTTTGGTCCAGGCATTCAGGCTCTGGCGATCCAGCTGGGAATACTGTGAAATACCGGCGCTGGCCAGCTGGCCATCCGGCGGCAGGGCGCCAGTCGGGAAGCCAGAGGTGCGTTCAACGCTCTGTGGTTCATATTGAACAGTACCGCAGTCGATATTTTTACCGAGCTTACACATATAAGCGCGGCTGGCCGGGGATTCTACATAACCATGTGCTAAAGCCGATGAAGCAACCGTGAGTGTGGCAAGTGCCAACGCAATTTTTGAAAGTTTCATTTTTTATTCCATTAAAGGGGATTAATGCTTTTTGGGCACGGCTAGTGTCGTCCGGAATAAAAAATTAGTCATTTCAAGCTGCGATGAAAAAGAATAGTGAAAATGCTTGAAGGATATTTCGCTCTGTGTATCCAGGAAATAAAAAAGGCAGCCGGGGCTGCCTTTTGCATATTAAAATAAACGCTTAGCGACGTACGGCAATCGCTTCAATTTCGATTTTCACGTCTTTTGGCAGACGCGCCACTTCCACGCAGGAGCGCGCCGGGAAGCCGGCGTTGTGCTCGGTGAAGAAGGCTTCGTAAGTCGCGTTAACGGTGGCGAAGTCGTTGAGATCTTTCACGAAGACCGTGGTTTTGACGATGTCGCCCACTTTCAGGCCAGCGGATTCCACGATCGCTTTGACGTTTTCCAGCGACTGACGCGCCTGCGCAGAGACGTCTTCCGGCACTTCACCGGTTTTTGGGTTCACCGGGATCTGGCCGGAGGTGATGATCATGCTGCCAAGATCAACGCCCTGAACGTATGGGCCGATAGCTGCAGGTGCATTTTCCGTCGCGAGTACTTTGGTCATGATTTCTCCTGAATTACAGCGTTGTGAGTAGGCCTGCCATTATAAAGAGGCAGGCATGCATTACCACCCGGATTAGTTGGCCAGCACCACATTATGGGAAAACTCTTTTTCGCAGTATTTGCATTTGAGCGCGATGTCATTGACGCGTTTTTTCACTGCAAAACAGGAGTTAACCGGCTCAGCGTGGCTAATGCAGTTGCTGTTCGGGCACACCAGCACGCTCTCGATGCGATCCGGCAGGCTTGGGCGGGATTTGCCCACCACTTCGTAGTCGTCGATGCGGTTGACGGTGGCGTCCGGCGCGTAGAGGGAGAGCTGGTTAACCTGCTCGTCGGTCAGGAAGGTGTTCTCGATCTTGATCAGGTCCTTACGGCCCATCTCGCCCGACGGCAGGTTCAGGCCGATGGTGATGCGCTGGTCGGTTTCGGTCAGTTTGAACAGGGTCAGCAGCTTGAAGCCCACCTGCGCAGGGATATGGTCAATTACGGTGCCACGTTTGATGGCTTCGACCTGGAGTTTGTTATCGTGTGTCATGGTCATTTCCCCTTACAGAGCTAAGTCGCGATTCAGAACCAGTGCCAGTAACGCCTGGCGGGCGAAGATGCCGTTTCCGGCCTGCTGGAAGTACCAGGCGTGCGGCGTCTTATCTACGTCGGTGGTGATCTCATCGATACGCGGCAGCGGGTGCAGTACCTTCATGTTGCCGCGTGCCCCTTCGAGATCGCTGGCGCGCAGGACGAACTGCGCCTTCACGTTGGCGTACTCCGACGGATCCAGACGCTCTTTCTGCACGCGGGTCATATACAGAATATCCACCTCGGCCATCATCTCTTCGATACTGGCGTGCAGGCTCCACTGGATACCTTTCTCATCGAGCATATCGAGGATGTACTGCGGCATCGCCAGCGCGTCCGGGGCGACGAAGTAGAAGCGGTTGCCGTTGAACTTCGCCAGCGCCTGGGTCAGAGAGTGGACGGTGCGGCCATATTTCAGGTCACCGACCATGGCGATGTTCAGGTTCTCCAGACGGCCCTGGGTCTCCTGAATGGTGAACAGATCCAGCAGGGTCTGGGTCGGGTGCTGGTTTGCGCCGTCCCCGGCGTTCAGCACCGGGATCCCGCCTGAGAACTCGGTCGCCAGACGCGCGGCGCCCTCCTGCGGGTGACGCATCACGATGGCGTCAACGTAGGTACCGATCACCGAGATGGTGTCGGCCAGGGTCTCGCCTTTCTTGCCCAGCGACGTATTGCTGCTGTCGGAAAAGCCCACCACGCTGGCGCCCAGACGGTGAATGGAGGTCTCGAACGACAGGCGGGTACGGGTGGAGGCTTCAAAGAAGCAGCTGGCGATTACCTTGTGCTTCAGCAGCTCCGGTTGCGGATTGGCTTTCAGTTTTGCCGCGGTTGCCAGAACCAGCTCCAGCTCTTCACGGCTGAGGTCGTTGATGGAAATGATGTGTTTTTGATAAAGGGGATTCATTTTTATCTCCTGACGCCGGGCAAAAAAAAAGCCCCTCAAATGAGGGGCTTCTGGAATAGGGGGTGCAACGGGAAGAAAAACGGCAGGCCAGCGTCTGTTTTAAGACGCGCTACGGCACTCTGTCGAACATGTTTGAGCATGCTTCCTCCTGGCAAATTGTGGGGCATTATACGCAGCCTGAATCGCGGATCAAGCGAATAATGCACACTTTACGCAAGGTAAAGGTTTCCGTATGCATGGTTATGCGCAAGAGCAAATCCCGGACAAAAAGGGGTGGTATGGCAGCTGTAATTCTCGTATAAAAGTTGAAAATGAAACGATGTTTTATATTGAGGATTTCACCATGATCGTTGGCAACATTCACAACCTCCAGTCCTGGCTGCCGCAAGCGCTGCGTCAGGCGATCGACCACGTTAAAGCAAACGTGACTGACGCGACCCCAACCGGCAAGCACGATATCGACGGCAATAACCTGTTCTATCTGGTCTCCGAAGACATGACCCAGCCGTTCGCCGAGCGTCGCGCGGAGTATCACGCCCGCTATCTGGACATCCAGATCGTGCTGAAAGGCCAGGAAGGAATGACCTTCAGCACCCTGCCAAACGGCACCCCGGACACCGACTGGCTGGCGGATAAAGACATCGCGTTTCTGCCGGAAGGCGAGCAGGAGAAAACCGTGGTGCTGAACGAAGGCGATTTCGTGGTCTTCTACCCGGGCGAAGTGCACAAACCGCTGTGCGCGGTGGGTAATCCGGCGCAGGTGCGCAAGGTGGTTGTTAAGATGCTGGTGGGGTGATTTTCCCTCACCCTAACCCTCTCCCAAAGGGAGAGGGAACTTTCTTTTCCCCCTCGCCCCTATGGGGAGAGGGCCGGGGTGAGGGGCACCGACGGCTCCGCACCCATTCTGTGATCCAGCTTAAATTTCCCGCACTCCTTCTCCTCCTCCCATTGTCCTGCGCTTTTTCTGCGTCATAGTATGATCGTTAAATAAACGAACACTGTTCTATAATGTAGAACAAAATGAGTCAGCAAGGAGATCGCATGCAGCAGACCGTACAGTTCTCGGGGATTATTCCTCCCGTCTCCACTATTTTCACCGCCGACGGCGCACTGGATAAAGCCGGTACCGCCGCGTTAATCGACAGCATGATCGACGCAGGGGTCAATGGCCTGTTCTTTTTAGGCAGCGGCGGGGAGTTTTCCCAGCTCAACACCGACGAGCGTAAAGCGATCGCCGAATTTGCCGTTGCCCATGTGGATCGTCGCGTGCCGGTGCTGATCGGCACCGGCGGCACCAACGCCCGGGAAACCATTGAACTGAGCCAGCATGCGCAGCAGATCGGCGCAGACGGCATCGTGGTGATCAATCCTTACTACTGGAAAGTCTCTGAAGCGAACCTGATCCGCTACTTCGAGCAGGTGGCCGACAGCGTCACCCTGCCGGTGATCCTCTATAACTTCCCGGCCCTGACCGGGCAGGATCTGACCCCGGCGCTGGTCAAAACCCTGGTGGACTCCCGCCGCAATATTGTCGGGATTAAAGACACCATCGACTCCGTGGCCCATCTGCGCAGCATGATCCTCACCGTTAAGGCGGCGCACCCGCACTTTGTGGTGCTGTGCGGCTATGACGATCACCTGTTCAACACCCTGCTGCTGGGCGGCGATGGGGCGATCTCGGCCAGCGGCAACTTTGCCCCGCAGATCTCCGTGAAACTGCTGCAGGCCTTCCGCGACGGTGACCTGGCGCAGGCGGCGCACTATCATCAGACCCTGCTGCAAATCCCGCAGATGTATCAGCTGGATGCCCCGTTCGTGAACGTGATTAAAGAGGCGATTGCGCTCTGCGTGCGCCCGGTCTCCACTCACGTGCTGCCGCCTGCCGGGCCGCTGGATGAACCGCGCAAGGCGCAGCTGAAAGCGCTGCTGCAACAGCTCAAGCTCTGCTGAACCGGAAGGTCACGATGTCGATAGAGAAGATTTTTACCCCGCAGGATGACGCCTTCTATTCGGTGATCACCCACGCGGCGGGGCCGCAGGGGGCACTGCCCCTGACCCCGCAGATGCTGATGGAATCCCCGAGCGGCAACCTGTTTGGCATGACGCAGAACGCCGGGATGGGCTGGGATGCCAACAAACTCACCGGCAAAGAGGTGCTGATTATCGGCACCCAGGGCGGGATCCGCGCGGGCGACGGCCGGCCGGTGGCGCTGGGCTATCACACCGGGCACTGGGAGATCGGCCTGCAGATGCAGGCCGCGGCAAAAGAGATCACCCGCAACGGCGGGATCCCCTTTGCTGCCTTTGTCAGCGACCCGTGCGACGGGCGCTCGCAGGGCACGCACGGCATGTTTGACTCCCTGCCGTACCGCAACGATGCGGCGATTGTATTTCGTCGTCTTATCCGCTCCCTGCCCACGCGCCGGGCGGTGATTGGCGTGGCGACCTGCGACAAAGGCCTGCCCGCCACCATGATTGCGCTGGCGTCGATGCACAACCTGCCGACCATCCTGGTGCCGGGCGGGGCCACGCTGCCGCCAACTTTCGGCGAGGACGCCGGGAAGGTGCAGACCATCGGGGCGCGTTACGCCAACCATGAACTCTCCTTGCAGGAGGCCGCCGAGCTGGGCTGCCGCGCCTGCGCCTCACCGGGCGGCGGCTGCCAGTTCCTGGGCACCGCAGGCACCTCCCAGGTGGTGGCCGAAGCCCTGGGTCTGGCACTGCCGCACTCGGCGCTGGCCCCGTCCGGGCAGGACGTGTGGCTGGAGATCTCCCGCCAGTCCGCGCGGGCGGTGGTTGAGCTGGATAACCGCGGCATCACCACCCGCGATATCCTCACCGACAAAGCCATTGAGAACGCGATGGTGATCCACGCCGCGTTCGGCGGCTCCACCAACCTTCTGCTGCATATTCCGGCCATCGCCCATGCGGCGGGCTGCACTATTCCTGACGTTGACCACTGGACGCGGATCAACCGTAAGGTGCCGCGGCTGGTGAGCGTATTGCCGAACGGGCCGGATTATCACCCGACGGTGCGGGCGTTCCTCGCCGGTGGCGTGCCGGAGGTGATGCTCCATCTGCGCGATCTCGGTCTGCTGCATCTGGATGCCATGACCGTCACCGGCCAGACCGTGGGGGAGAACCTCGACTGGTGGCAGGCCTCGGAACGCCGGGAGCGCTTCCGCCAGTGCCTGCGCGAGCAGGACGGCGTCGATCCGGACGATGTGATCCTGCCCCCGGAGCGCGCCAAAGCTCGCGGACTCACCTCCACGGTGGCCTTCCCGGTGGGCAACATCGCCCCGGAAGGATCGGTGATCAAGGCCACGGCCATCGACCCGTCGGTGGTGGGTGAAGATGGGGTTTATCGCCACACCGGCCGGGCGCGGGTGTTTGTCTCGGAAGCCCGGGCGATCAAGGCGATCAAAAGCGGCGAGATCGAACAGGGCGACATCATGGTGGTGATCGGCGGTGGACCGTCCGGTACCGGGATGGAAGAGACCTACCAGCTGACCTCGGCGCTCAAGCATGTCTCCTGGGGTAAAACGGTATCGCTGATCACCGATGCCCGCTTCTCGGGCGTCTCGACCGGCGCCTGTTTTGGCCATGTGGCCCCCGAAGCGCTGGCCGGTGGCCCGATTGGCAAGCTGCGCGATAACGACATCATCGAAATTGCGGTGGACCGCCTCTCCCTGACCGGCAGCGTCAACTTTATCGGCACGCGGGAGGTACCGCTCACGCCGCAAGAGGGGGCGATGGAGCTGGCGCGTCGTTTGCCGCATCCGGAAATGCACGCCCATGATTTTTTACCCGACGATACGCGCCTGTGGGCAGCATTACAGTCGGTCAGCGGCGGGACCTGGAAAGGCTGTATTTACGATACCGATAAAATTATCGAGGTAATTAACGCAGGTAAAAAAGCGCTCGGGCTGTAATTATATTTTTAACGGTTTTAGCCTGCGGGAAATATCCCGCGGGCTGTTTTCGTTTGTTTTTATTTATCATTTAAAACAATAAGTTGATATATATCGCGCGGCATCACAAAAGCAAAATAACGTAATTCAGAAACAAGATATGACCATTGCTGGTTAATTGAACGGCTCATTACACTCCATTAACACGATGTTGTGAATTCAGCACACGAAATAAGGGTGTATATCTGATGATGCAATTAACCATGAAAGATAAAATTGGCTACGGGCTGGGTGATACCGCCTGCGGCTTTGTCTGGCAGGCAACCATGTTCCTGCTCGCCTACTTCTACACCGATGTGTTTGGCCTCTCTGCCGGGATCATGGGGACGCTGTTTTTAGTCTCCCGCGTGCTGGATGCGGTAACCGATCCGCTGATGGGGCTGCTGGTGGACCGCACACGCACCCGCCACGGCCAGTTCCGCCCGTTCCTGCTGTGGGGCGCGATCCCGTTTGGCATCGTCTGCATGCTGACGTTCTACACCCCGGATTTCTCCGCCAACGGCAAAATTATTTACGCCTGCGTCACCTACATCCTGCTGACCCTGGTCTACACCTTCGTCAACGTGCCGTACTGCGCCATGCCGGGAGTGATCACCGCCGATCCGAAAGAGCGTCACGCCCTGCAGTCGTGGCGCTTCTTCCTCGCTGCGGCGGGATCGCTGGCGATCAGCGGCATTGCCCTGCCGCTGGTAGGGATCATCGGCAGAGGCAACGAACAGCTTGGCTACTTTGGCGCGATGTGCGTGCTGGGGCTGAGCGGCGTGGTGCTGCTGTACGTCTGCTTCTTCACCACCAAAGAGCGCTACACCTTTGAGGTGCAGCCGGGATCGTCGGTGGCGAAAGATCTCAGGCTGCTGCTCGGCAACAGCCAGTGGCGGATCATGTGCGCCTTCAAGATGATGGCCACCTGTTCCAACGTGGTGCGCGGCGGGGCGACGCTCTACTTCGTGAAATACGTGATGGACCATCCGGAGATGGCGACCCAGTTCCTGCTGTACGGCAGCATCGCCACCATGTTCGGCTCGCTCTGCTCCTCCCGCCTGCTGGGCCGTTTCGACCGCGTGAAGGCCTTCAAGTGGATTATCGTCATCTACTCCCTGATCAGCCTGCTGATTTTCTTCACCCCGGCCGAACATATGGCCCTGATTTTCGCCCTTAACATTCTGTTCCTGTTTGTCTTTAACACCACCACGCCGCTGCAGTGGCTGATGGCCTCCGACGTGGTGGATTACGAAGAGAGCCGCAGCGGCCGCCGTCTCGACGGGCTGGTGTTCTCGACCTACCTGTTCAGCCTGAAGATCGGCCTGGCGATTGGTGGCGCGGTGGTGGGCTGGATCCTGGCGTACGTCAACTACTCCGCCAGCAACAGCGTCCAGCCGGTTGAGGTGTTAACCACCATCAAAATTCTGTTCTGCGTGGTGCCGGTGGTGCTCTACGTGGGCATGTTTACCATGCTGTCGTTCTATAAGCTCTCGGATGCGCGAGTGGAAGCCATCAGCCAGCAGTTACTCAAACATCGTGCGGCGCAGGGCGAAGCTATCCCCGACGCGGCGACGGCGGCATCTCATTAAGGAGGAGGCACTATGTACACCATTACCAACCCGATTCTGACCGGCTTCAACCCGGACCCCTCGATGTGCCGTCAGGGCGAGGATTACTACATCGCCACCTCGACCTTTGAGTGGTTCCCGGGCGTGCGTATCTACCACTCCCGCGACCTGAAAAACTGGCGGCTGGTGAGCACGCCGCTGGATCGCGTGTCGATGCTGGATATGAAGGGCAATCCGGATTCCGGCGGCATCTGGGCCCCGTGCCTGAGCTACGCCGACGGGCAGTTCTGGCTGCTCTATACCGATGTGAAAATTGTCGATTCGCCGTGGAAAAACGGGCGTAACTTCCTGGTGACGGCCCCCTCCATCGAGGGCCCGTGGAGTGAGCCGATCCCGATGGGCAACGGCGGGTTCGATCCCTCCCTGTTCCACGACGACGATGGCCGCAAATACTACATCTATCGCCCCTGGGGGCCGCGCCATCACAGCAACCCGCATAACACCATCGTGATGCAGGAGTTTGATCCGCAGACCCGCACCCTGTCGCCCGAGCGTAAAACCCTCTTCACCGGCACGCCGCTGTGCTACACCGAAGGGGCGCATATTTACCGCAAGGACGGCTGGTACTATTTAATGGTCGCCGAAGGGGGCACCAGCTACGAACACGCGGTAGTGGTGCTGCGCGCAAAAAATCTGGACGGCCCGTATGAGCTGCACCCGGAGGTGACCATGATGACCAGCTGGCACCTGCCGGAGAACCCGCTGCAAAAAAGCGGCCACGGCTCGCTGCTCCAGACCCACACCGGGGAGTGGTACATGGCCTATCTCACCAGCCGCCCGCAGCGTCTGCCGGGTATTCCGCTGCTGGGAGCTGGCGGGCGCGGATACTGCTCGCTGGGGCGTGAGACGGGGATCGCACGCATCGAGTGGCGCGACGGCTGGCCGTACGTGGAAGGGGGTAAACATGCCCAACTGACGGTGCCAGGCCCGCAAATGACCGAGAGCCCGAGCGCGGTGCAGCCCGACTGGCGGGACGATTTCGACGGCGAGCGCCTCGACCCGGAGCTGCAGACCCTGCGCATTCCGTTCGACGAGAGTCTCGGCTCCCTGCGGGCGCGTAAAGGCTTTTTACGCCTGTACGGCAACGACTCCCTCAACTCGACCTTCACCCAGTCCACCGTGGCGCGCCGCTGGCAGCACTTCACTTTCCGCGCCGAAACGCGAATGGAGTTCGCCCCGCGTCACTTCCAGCAGAGCGCGGGCCTGACCTGCTACTACAACAGCAAAAACTGGAGCTACTGCTTTGTCGATTACGAGGAGGGGCAGGGCAGAACCATCAAGGTGATCCAGCTTGACCACAACGTGCCGTCGTGGCCGCTGCACGAGCAGCCCATTCCGGTGCCGGATGAGGCGCAGAGCATCTGGCTGCGCGTTGACGTGGATAAGCTGGTCTACCGCTACAGCTACTCATTCGACGGCGAAACGTGGCACACCGTGCCGGTGACGTACGAGGCGTGGAAGCTGTCGGATGACTATATCGGCGGGCGCGGCTTCTTTACCGGCGCCTTTGTCGGGCTGCACTGCGAGGATATCAGCGGTGATGGCTGCCACGCCGACTTCGACTATTTCACCTACGAGCCGGTATAACGGCTCAGGCCGGGTAGCCCAGCGCGCGTGAGAGCTGGCGCCCGGCCTCCTGCAGCTGCTCGCGGAAGTGGGTCAGTTCCTCATCGCTGACGCGGGAGGTGAGGGTCGACAGGCTCAGGGCGGCGATCACGCGGGATTCATGGTTACGCACCGGAACCGACACGCAGCGCACCCCCCTGTTCGTTCTCTTCACTGTCGAGGGCATAACCCTGCTCGCGGGTTTGCGCCAGCGCGGCCAGCAGCGCCTCGCGTGAGGCCAGGGTCGCGGGAGTAAAGGTGGTGTACTGATAACCCTCCAGCAGGGTGTTCAGCTCGGCGTCGCTCAGCCAGGCGATCAGCACTTTGCCAATAGCGGTGGCATGCACCGGCAGGCGACGGCCAATGCGCGAGTAGGCGATGGCCGCCAGCTTGCCTTCAATCTTCTCGATATAAACCCCTTCGCGCCCGTCCAGAATGCCCAGATGGGTGGTCTGCCCGGTGCGCTCCGACAGCTCCGTCAGCCAGTGCTTCGCCTTCTGGCGAATATCCATGGTGCTCACCACAAAGTGGCCGCGCTCGACCAGCTTCATGCCCGGGCGATATTTACCGTTCTCCGGATTCTGATCGATATAGCCGTGCAGCTGCAGGGTTTTAAGCAGCGAGTGAAGGGTGCTCTTGCTCAGGCCCATCTGTTTACTGATGTCGGTGATTTTGAGTTCCGTCGCCTGTTCGTTAAACAGATCGAGGATCTGTAAGGCACGTTCAACAGATTGAATAATAGGCATAAGATCGGACATCCGCGCTGGAATTAAGGCCAAAACGTACCCTGTTTACGCTGAAAAATCAATCGACCCGGCAGGCGCGGCCTCGGCCGATCTCAATATCGGCATTGGCAACAGAGGCGGTGAAATTTGACTTAAGTCATATCTGATGCTTATGGATCCGAATTAAAAAGATAGGCTGTGCCTATTACTCACATTTTAATTGTTCTTTTACACTCATTAACCGTATGGCTTTCCGCATTCTGCATGGCTCGTTTAAAAGGTATTTTATGACTGCTTCGAAAACATGGATCTCTTTGGGTACAATTGCCAGTCCGGCTACTGGAACGTTATTTTCAAAAATTCTCACTCAGCATAATCATAAATATATTCTGTGGTATAACGGCGAGCAGCTTTTTAAACCCGGCGATCGGATAAAAGTCATTTATAATCGTTTATTTATTAACGACGAGCCCTGCGATATTAATATTCTGCAGATCGACAAATACAGCCATACCCTGTGGCGCGTGATGCACAAGATGTCCAGTTGCCCCGGCCATCGGGAGCCGGAGAGCGAGACGTGCGATGCCCCGACAAAGTGCATCTTTAAAAAATGCCCCTACGGTAAGGTGCGGGTGAGGGCAAATTAATAATATCCAGACGGATAATATAAAGAGCAGGAGGGCGATAACCCTCCCGTTAATTTAAACGCAGAGGTTATTCACCCAGAGTGGCGACCATTACCGCTTTAATGGTATGCATGCGGTTCTCTGCCTGATCAAATACCACGCTCGCCGCCGACTCAAATACCTCGTCCGTCACTTCCATCCCGCCGTGCAGATCGAACTCTTTCGCCATCTGCTTGCCCAGCGTGGTCTGGTCGTCGTGGAACGCCGGCAGACAGTGCAGGAACTTCACGTTCGGGTTACCGGTCAGCGCCATCATCTGGCTGTTCACCTGATAGCCACGCAGCAGCGCAATCCGCTCTGCCCACTTCTCTTTGGCTTCGCCCATCGACACCCACACGTCGGTATAGATAAAGCCTGCGCCCTTCACGCCCGCCGCCACGTCTTCGGTGAGGGTGATTTTGCCGCCGTTCTTCACTGCCAGGGCGCTGCACTCCGCCACCAGGCTCGCTTCCGGCCAGCAGGCTTTCGGGGCCACCAGACGCAGATCCAGCCCGGTGAGCGCCGCCGCTTCCAGCATCGAGTTACCCATGTTGTTACGCGCGTCGCCGGTATAGACCAGCACCATCTCGTTAAAGGCCTTGCCCGGGAGATGCTCCTGCATGGTGAGCAGGTCCGCCAGCAGCTGGGTCGGGTGGAACTCGTTGGTCAGCCCGTTCCACACCGGTACGCCGGCAAATTCCGCCAGGGTTTCGACCACTTCCTGACCATGGCCGCGATACTGAATGCCGTCATACATCCGACCCAGCACGCGCGCGGTATCTTTAATTGATTCTTTATGCCCAATCTGGCTGCCGCTCGGCCCGAGATAAGTCACGCGAGCGCCCTGGTCAAATGCGGCAACTTCGAAAGAGCATCGGGTGCGGGTTGAGTCTTTTTCGAAGATGAGCGCGATGTTTTTGCCAGTAAGCTTCTGTACTTCAGTCCCTTTTTTCTTATCGGCTTTCAGCTGTGCCGAGAGGGCAAGCAGGGAGGTGAGCTGTGCAGGGGTAAAATCGAGCAATTTCAGGAAATG
This Leclercia sp. S52 DNA region includes the following protein-coding sequences:
- a CDS encoding dihydrodipicolinate synthase family protein, whose translation is MQQTVQFSGIIPPVSTIFTADGALDKAGTAALIDSMIDAGVNGLFFLGSGGEFSQLNTDERKAIAEFAVAHVDRRVPVLIGTGGTNARETIELSQHAQQIGADGIVVINPYYWKVSEANLIRYFEQVADSVTLPVILYNFPALTGQDLTPALVKTLVDSRRNIVGIKDTIDSVAHLRSMILTVKAAHPHFVVLCGYDDHLFNTLLLGGDGAISASGNFAPQISVKLLQAFRDGDLAQAAHYHQTLLQIPQMYQLDAPFVNVIKEAIALCVRPVSTHVLPPAGPLDEPRKAQLKALLQQLKLC
- the pyrI gene encoding aspartate carbamoyltransferase regulatory subunit yields the protein MTHDNKLQVEAIKRGTVIDHIPAQVGFKLLTLFKLTETDQRITIGLNLPSGEMGRKDLIKIENTFLTDEQVNQLSLYAPDATVNRIDDYEVVGKSRPSLPDRIESVLVCPNSNCISHAEPVNSCFAVKKRVNDIALKCKYCEKEFSHNVVLAN
- the ridA gene encoding 2-iminobutanoate/2-iminopropanoate deaminase translates to MTKVLATENAPAAIGPYVQGVDLGSMIITSGQIPVNPKTGEVPEDVSAQARQSLENVKAIVESAGLKVGDIVKTTVFVKDLNDFATVNATYEAFFTEHNAGFPARSCVEVARLPKDVKIEIEAIAVRR
- the gbpA gene encoding N-acetylglucosamine-binding protein GbpA — protein: MKLSKIALALATLTVASSALAHGYVESPASRAYMCKLGKNIDCGTVQYEPQSVERTSGFPTGALPPDGQLASAGISQYSQLDRQSLNAWTKTPITAGANKFTWYHTAPHKTVNWRWYITKQDWNPNKPLTRDQFESTPFCTVNGNGQAPAQRQEMNCNVPQRTGYQVIYAVWEIADTTNSFYQAIDVDFGNGGNVTPDETPAVVSEWTKSLDGQISGNNVNAGDKVIARFFDANGEVTSMRTELTVSSASQGQASQWSYDLAQAINAAHSDVRVGMKDESGVVNPVHGANNVYVKDGSSLKSVAISYEEQQTQASEDIAVTNVQFSKIKDGAATVTFHVNTQGDVNLEARVMNHAGAEKGYVKQDMNNANQDVTMNLSDVTPGHHMLKYYATNKDGVLFAQDVIDMMLEGEASSTDNGTAGNYEFTFPQNIASYKAGTVVLQPKNGKTYQCKKAPYNGYCVQYAAGANQFEPGVGSHWQMAWTLKN
- a CDS encoding pyrBI operon leader peptide: MLKHVRQSAVARLKTDAGLPFFFPLHPLFQKPLI
- the pyrB gene encoding aspartate carbamoyltransferase, translating into MNPLYQKHIISINDLSREELELVLATAAKLKANPQPELLKHKVIASCFFEASTRTRLSFETSIHRLGASVVGFSDSSNTSLGKKGETLADTISVIGTYVDAIVMRHPQEGAARLATEFSGGIPVLNAGDGANQHPTQTLLDLFTIQETQGRLENLNIAMVGDLKYGRTVHSLTQALAKFNGNRFYFVAPDALAMPQYILDMLDEKGIQWSLHASIEEMMAEVDILYMTRVQKERLDPSEYANVKAQFVLRASDLEGARGNMKVLHPLPRIDEITTDVDKTPHAWYFQQAGNGIFARQALLALVLNRDLAL
- a CDS encoding YhcH/YjgK/YiaL family protein; amino-acid sequence: MIVGNIHNLQSWLPQALRQAIDHVKANVTDATPTGKHDIDGNNLFYLVSEDMTQPFAERRAEYHARYLDIQIVLKGQEGMTFSTLPNGTPDTDWLADKDIAFLPEGEQEKTVVLNEGDFVVFYPGEVHKPLCAVGNPAQVRKVVVKMLVG